The proteins below are encoded in one region of Lactuca sativa cultivar Salinas chromosome 3, Lsat_Salinas_v11, whole genome shotgun sequence:
- the LOC111899220 gene encoding uncharacterized protein LOC111899220, with protein sequence MAKFLMMIGHNQRYVIIKRRFQHSMQTIHKFFYEVLEKMMLFAQDVIAPTSFNPNPNILGHNRRLRRVFKGAVGALDGTLIHAVVPAKKQDLYRSRGKGDCYQNVLAICDFNMIFTFVVAGWEGVAHDSRVLSEAITDPQSSFPFPPPDFRQRRALTNKEKFNHGHAKLRNVIERAFGVLKARFPILKRMAPFPFVTQRNIAMACFALHNFIRREGMSNEYFAQYDEPNVSFRTNNVGVDDDEDGIPTHGTTADREYMTQLQDEIADQLMHNID encoded by the exons ATGGCCAAGTTTTTGATGATGATCGGCCATAATCAACGTTACGTGATTATCAAGCGGAGATTTCAACACTCGATGCAAACaattcataaatttttttatgaagtGTTGGAAAAAATGATGCTTTTCGCACAAGATGTTATAGCACCAACTTCTTTTAATCCGAATCCAAACATTCTAGGACATAATAGGAGGCTACGACGGGTTTTCAAAGGGGCGGTCGGTGCACTTGACGGTACTTTGATACATGCTGTTGTCCCTGCTAAGAAACAAGACTTGTATAGAAGTAGGGGAAAGGGAGACTGCTACCAAAACGTATTGGCAATTTGTGACTtcaatatgatttttacatttgTTGTGGCCGGGTGGGAAGGGGTAGCGCATGACTCTAGAGTATTATCAGAAGCAATAACCGATCCACAATCATCATTCCCATTTCCACCACCCG ATTTTCGTCAACGACGTGCATTGACCAATAAGGAAAAATTTAACCATGGACATGCAAAACTTCGGAATGTCATTGAGCGtgcttttggtgttttgaaagcaCGTTTCCCTATATTGAAGAGGATGGCACCATTCCCGTTCGTGACACAAAGAAACATTGCCATGGCATGTTTCGCgcttcataattttataaggagAGAAGGAATGAGTAATGAGTATTTTGCACAATACGATGAACCCAATGTCTCGTTTCGAACTAACAATGTGGGcgttgatgatgatgaagacggGATTCCAACACATGGTACTACAGCAGACCGTGAATATATGACTCAGTTACAGGATGAAATTGCCGATCAGTTGATGCACAATATAGATTGa